One Solanum pennellii chromosome 9, SPENNV200 DNA segment encodes these proteins:
- the LOC107030344 gene encoding LOW QUALITY PROTEIN: uncharacterized protein LOC107030344 (The sequence of the model RefSeq protein was modified relative to this genomic sequence to represent the inferred CDS: inserted 1 base in 1 codon; substituted 1 base at 1 genomic stop codon) yields MQLDSSKGLAQTMISGVPDPSGQWIQQESSQPVILSDGIYLHNNVNNYVPVQTGEIFSVEFLQDPSSRIVPTLSGFNEKHDKRALPQSKQGQYQGYEDLTRLLGLTRIDSECASDITEFASARGSSTEIENGIYVENELTFNQKVGSCGHVPGGATTDLSYNQATSGSSALLLTKSESSQSLKSSGLGTSNCSQTGKIKFLCSFGGRILPRPSDGKLRYVDGDTCIIFIGKNISWDELMKKTLAICNQPHTFKYQLPGEDLDALISVFSDEDLQNMIEEYYVLEKLGGSQRLRIFLVPLTKSENSYPEDAANVQASDPDYQYVVAVNGIVQVDSSAKENYYEQCVPQQGDCKNDSRNANTNKLPHGNDMSTSPNKKDDIHQTRQSSELLSHHHGLSRDFVAPTSEQCDGSFQRYSFERTEPKERTIHSGKRNDEMDVLLGYTSTVTLNGIPHDFSDSKLQEHGKRSAYXSQEGISSFSSLKILPAQLSSHDVPTAMQGNLVSLHQNTYPVSSQHQIRVLNGESIVATDLMDFPKLSFDSNSVSKCGPVQININGTDTRCNGAKTKLENYHLGSKNFMEKNLNCEMVNACDTNKALLYREGKFPDNKSYKTAVGSEKKLPDVNSAMMSNNGGDIPDEETQFFDMNILASTPLINTCSEVAGRISNSETESHGAETLSDLLPEFSDGLISDHSPMPAVAAFVDDGGQSMPSNYSAFRKNPTKDVVFRREVSLIDEEFTSYSDQKVVNYGVGEFSSEKQKIEDAPVSKSIKESQQVLNANGRDVRSPSGDLYAANLLDLDNIGGEVISPSAAEGAAFAPDLGLEVNFYFTLMVFCCLSVLAQFANPPDGDKDNLITDAMIAELEADLYGLQIIKNVDLEELRELGSGTYGTVYHGKWRGTDVAIKRIKWACFSGRSSQEERLDFWREAQILSNLHHPNVLALYGVVPDRAGGTLATVTEFMTNGSLRNVLIKKDRSLDSYKKLLIAMDAAFGKEYLHSKNIVHFDLKCDNLLVSLRDPQRPICKVGDFGLSRIKRNTLVSGSVRGTLPXMAPDMLNGSSNRVSEKVDVFSFGITMWEILTREEPYANMHCGAIIGKALNTC; encoded by the exons ATGCAGCTAGATTCATCCAAAGGTTTAGCTCAAACTATGATCTCTGGGGTGCCTGACCCTTCTGGTCAATGGATCCAGCAAGAATCATCTCAGCCGGTTATCTTAAGTGATGGCATATATTTACACAATAATGTAAATAACTATGTACCTGTACAAACTGGTGAGATATTTTCTGTGGAATTTCTTCAGGATCCTTCTTCAAGAATTGTTCCTACTCTGTCGGGGTTTAATGAGAAGCATGATAAGAGAGCTTTACCTCAAAGTAAGCAAGGCCAATACCAGGGTTATGAAGATCTCACAAGACTTCTTGGGTTGACTAGAATAGATTCTGAATGTGCTTCTGACATAACTGAATTTGCTTCTGCAAGAGGGTCTAGTACCGAAATTGAAAATGGTATTTATGTCGAGAATGAGCTTACATTTAATCAGAAAGTTGGATCTTGTGGGCATGTCCCTGGGGGAGCTACTACAGATTTATCCTATAATCAAGCTACTTCAGGGTCAAGTGCTCTGCTTTTAACTAAATCTGAATCTTCACAGTCATTAAAATCTTCTGGATTAGGAACTTCAAACTGTTCTCAGACAGGAAAAATTAAATTCCTGTGCAGTTTTGGTGGTAGAATACTGCCTCGACCTAGTGATGGAAAACTCAGATATGTTGATGGAGATACATGTATCATTTTCATAGGGAAGAATATTTCATGGGATGAACTTATGAAGAAAACATTAGCCATCTGTAACCAGCCTCACACTTTCAAATACCAGCTTCCAGGAGAGGATCTTGATGCCCTTATATCCGTCTTTTCTGATGAAGATCTTCAGAATATGATAGAGGAATATTATGTACTTGAGAAGCTTGGGGGTTCCCAAAGGCTCCGAATATTTTTGGTTCCTTTGACTAAATCTGAAAACTCATACCCTGAAGATGCTGCTAATGTTCAAGCGAGTGACCCTGATTATCAATATGTTGTTGCTGTTAATGGCATTGTTCAAGTGGATTCTTCTGCTAAGGAGAATTATTATGAGCAGTGTGTGCCCCAGCAAG GAGATTGCAAGAACGACTCAAGGAATGCAAACACAAACAAGTTGCCACATGGTAATGACATGTCTACT AGTCCAAACAAAAAAGATGATATCCATCAGACAAGACAATCGAGTGAATTGCTTTCACATCACCATGGTCTCAGCAGAGACTTTGTTGCTCCAACATCGGAACAATGTGATGGAAGCTTTCAACGGTACTCCTTTGAAAGAACAGAACCCAAGGAAAGGACTATTCACTCTGGAAAgcgaaatgatgaaatggatgTATTACTGGGATACACTTCCACTGTTACTCTAAATGGAATTCCCCATGACTTTTCGGATTCAAAACTTCAGGAACATGGAAAAAGATCAGCTT GCTCACAAGAGGGAATAAGCTCATTTTCCTCTTTGAAAATTTTACCAGCTCAGTTATCTTCACACGATGTGCCTACTGCTATGCAAGGAAACCTAGTGTCTCTGCATCAGAATACATACCCAGTCAGTTCTCAGCATCAGATTAGGGTACTTAATGGGGAATCAATTGTGGCTACTGACTTGATGGATTTTCCAAAGTTGTCTTTTGACTCAAATTCAGTGAGTAAATGTGGGCCCGtgcaaataaatattaatggaaCAGACACTAGATGTAACGGGGCTAAAACAAAGTTGGAAAATTACCATCTTGGTTCAAAAAACTTTATggagaaaaatttaaattgtgagATGGTGAACGCATGTGATACCAATAAGGCACTTCTCTATCGTGAGGGTAAATTTCCTGATAACAAGTCATACAAAACAGCTGTGGGTTCAGAGAAAAAACTACCTGATGTTAACTCTGCTATGATGTCTAATAATGGAGGTGATATACCTGATGAAGAAACACAATTTTTTGACATGAACATCCTTGCATCAACACCTTTAATTAATACA TGTTCTGAAGTTGCTGGGAGGATTTCTAATTCTGAAACAGAGTCTCATGGTGCAGAAACTCTGAGTGATCTACTCCCTGAGTTTTCTGATGGCCTGATTTCCGACCACTCCCCCATGCCAGCAGTTGCTGCAT TTGTTGATGATGGAGGCCAGTCGATGCCCTCGAATTACTCAGCTTTCAGGAAAAACCCAACCAAGGATGTTGTTTTTAGGAGAGAAGTTTctctaattgatgaagaatttacTAGTTACAGTGACCAGAAAGTTGTGAATTATGGTGTTGGTGAATTTTCTAGTGAAAAGCAAAAGATAGAAGATGCTCCAGTTAGTAAAAGTATCAAGGAGAGTCAGCAGGTTCTGAATGCAAATGGAAGAGATGTTAGATCACCCAGTGGTGACTTATATGCTGCAAATCTCTTAGATTTGGATAATATCGGTGGTGAAGTCATATCTCCTAGTGCAGCAGAAGGGGCGGCATTTGCCCCTGACTTGGGGTTGGAGGTGAATTTCTATTTCACTTTGATGG TTTTTTGTTGTTTATCTGTCCTGGCACAATTTGCCAACCCACCCGACGGAGATAAGGATAATTTAATCACTGATGCTATGATAGCTGAACTAGAAGCTGATTTGTATGGTTTGCAG ATCATAAAAAATGTTGACCTTGAAGAATTGAGGGAGTTGGGCTCAGGGACATATGGTACTGTTTACCATGGAAAGTGGAGAGGAACAGATGTTGCTATAAAGAGAATTAAGTGGGCATGTTTTTCTGGGAGATCATCACAGGAAGAAAGGCTG GACTTCTGGAGAGAGGCACAGATCCTTTCCAACCTTCATCATCCTAATGTGCTTGCATTATATGGAGTGGTACCTGATCGGGCCGGGGGAACTTTGGCAACTGTGACTGAATTCATGACTAATGGATCACTTCGAAACGTTCTTATTAAAAAGGACAG ATCACTTGATAGTTATAAGAAACTTCTTATCGCCATGGATGCAGCTTTTGGGAAGGAGTATTTGCACTCGAAAAACATCGTCCACTTTGATCTAAAATGTGACAATTTGTTAGTCAGTCTGAGGGATCCACAACGACCCATATGCAAG GTTGGAGATTTTGGACTCTCTAGGATTAAACGCAATACTCTCGTATCTGGAAGTGTAAGAGGTACTCTTCCCTAGATGGCACCTGATATGTTAAATGGTAGCAGTAACCGAGTATCTGAGAA GGTTGATGTTTTTTCATTTGGCATAACAATGTGGGAGATCTTGACTAGGGAAGAACCCTATGCAAACATGCATTGTGGGGCAATCATTGGTAAGGCTCTGAATACCTGTTAG